CCTGGCGCCGATAATAATCTAAAATTGGCTGAGTCTGCTGATGATAAATCCCTAACCTTGTTTTAATTGCCTCCGGGGTATCATCACTTCTGTTCTCTTTGCTTATTCTGGACATCATCCTTTGGATACCCACTTCATCAGGAAGATTTATTAAAATTACTTTGTCCATTCTTTTACCGTTATTCTTTAACATCTCTTCAAAAGGGATCGCTTGTTCCATATTTCTCGGGTAGCCATCAAGAACAAAGCCATTAGCTGCTTGTGGACTCAAAAAATACTGTTTTAAACGAGCAAAGAGGATTTCGTCGGGAATAAGTTCACCACGATTATAGTATTCCCAGGCCTTTCGGCCTTCTTC
The Patescibacteria group bacterium genome window above contains:
- a CDS encoding adenylate kinase, yielding MNITVMGPQGSGKSTQADLLAKKLNLLRISSGDIARQLINEDSEEGRKAWEYYNRGELIPDEILFARLKQYFLSPQAANGFVLDGYPRNMEQAIPFEEMLKNNGKRMDKVILINLPDEVGIQRMMSRISKENRSDDTPEAIKTRLGIYHQQTQPILDYYRRQGILSEVDGSGTIPEVAALIDKNFDDKN